The Cupriavidus nantongensis genome has a segment encoding these proteins:
- a CDS encoding dihydrodipicolinate synthase family protein, whose amino-acid sequence MTRSPTPTVYRGVFPVAPTIFDAHGGLDLDGQLRCIDFMIDAGSHGLCILANFSEQFVLSDDERNVLMKTVLEHVDGRVPVIVTTTHFSSRLCAERSRAAQDAGAAMVMVMPPYHGATIRMPERSIYEFFATVSDAIDIPIMIQDAPVSGTTLSAPFLARMAREIGNVSYFKIEVPQAAAKLRELIELGGDAIVGPWDGEEAITLMADLEAGATGAMTGAGFPDGIRQILDAWQAGDAELAAQRYQQWLPLINYENRQGWLATSKVLMQEGGVIASDAVRHPLQPMHPATREGLLRIARRLDPMVLRWGR is encoded by the coding sequence ATGACCCGCAGCCCAACCCCCACCGTCTACCGCGGCGTATTCCCGGTGGCACCGACCATCTTCGACGCGCACGGCGGTCTCGACCTGGACGGCCAGCTCCGCTGCATCGACTTCATGATCGATGCCGGCTCGCACGGCCTGTGCATCCTGGCCAATTTCTCCGAACAGTTCGTGCTGAGCGACGACGAGCGCAACGTGCTGATGAAGACCGTGCTGGAACACGTCGACGGCCGCGTGCCGGTGATCGTCACCACCACGCATTTCAGCTCACGCCTGTGCGCCGAGCGCAGCCGCGCGGCGCAGGACGCGGGCGCGGCCATGGTGATGGTGATGCCGCCCTACCACGGTGCCACCATCCGCATGCCCGAGCGCAGCATCTATGAATTCTTCGCCACGGTCTCGGACGCGATCGACATCCCCATCATGATCCAGGACGCACCGGTCAGCGGCACCACGCTGAGCGCGCCGTTCCTGGCGCGCATGGCGCGCGAGATCGGCAATGTGTCGTACTTCAAGATCGAGGTGCCGCAGGCCGCGGCCAAGCTGCGCGAGCTGATCGAGCTGGGTGGCGACGCCATCGTCGGCCCGTGGGACGGCGAAGAGGCGATCACGCTGATGGCCGACCTGGAAGCGGGCGCCACCGGCGCCATGACCGGCGCGGGCTTTCCCGACGGCATCCGCCAGATCCTCGACGCCTGGCAGGCCGGCGACGCGGAGCTGGCCGCGCAGCGCTACCAGCAATGGCTGCCGCTGATCAACTACGAGAACCGCCAGGGCTGGCTGGCCACCAGCAAGGTGCTGATGCAGGAAGGCGGCGTGATCGCGTCGGACGCGGTACGCCACCCGCTGCAGCCGATGCACCCGGCCACGCGCGAAGGGCTGCTGCGGATCGCGCGGCGGCTGGATCCGATGGTGTTGCGGTGGGGGCGGTGA
- a CDS encoding LysR family transcriptional regulator encodes MKSTLETVMGRLRVKQLQLLIALDEHASLHQAAGAMAMTQSAASKSLQELESMLEAPLFERSRRGMRPNAFGHCVIRHARQLVADLGAMCDEVAGIRAGSGGRVAVGTIMGAVPDVLVPALAQLRQAHPELALEVIEDTSRRLLELLDDGHLDLVIGRSLVSDEPARYHYHALGDEQVAVVVGRSHPAPRAAAMGFAELAGYRWITYAGHMPMHALLQRELDLAGMSFPANAVSTSSAFVTVAMLQGDPGLVSLLPAGVAAMFVRQKMLRILPVRLQSRQQTFGIVTRRGGGLSAAARQLVAILKAGPRDSATAGAKV; translated from the coding sequence ATGAAATCCACCCTCGAGACCGTCATGGGCCGCTTGCGCGTCAAGCAGCTGCAACTGCTGATCGCGCTGGACGAACACGCCTCGCTGCACCAGGCGGCCGGGGCCATGGCGATGACCCAGTCCGCGGCCAGCAAGTCGCTGCAGGAGCTGGAAAGCATGCTGGAGGCCCCGTTGTTCGAGCGCTCGCGGCGCGGGATGCGGCCCAACGCCTTCGGCCACTGCGTGATCCGGCATGCGCGCCAGCTGGTGGCGGACCTGGGCGCGATGTGCGACGAGGTCGCCGGCATCCGTGCCGGCAGCGGCGGACGCGTCGCGGTCGGCACCATCATGGGCGCGGTGCCTGATGTGCTGGTACCGGCGCTGGCGCAGTTGCGCCAGGCACACCCGGAGCTGGCGCTGGAAGTGATCGAGGACACCAGCCGCCGCCTGCTGGAACTGCTCGATGACGGCCACCTCGACCTGGTGATCGGCCGCTCGCTGGTCAGCGACGAGCCGGCCCGCTACCACTACCACGCGCTTGGCGACGAGCAGGTGGCGGTGGTGGTGGGGCGTTCGCATCCTGCGCCGCGCGCGGCTGCGATGGGCTTTGCCGAACTCGCGGGCTATCGCTGGATCACGTATGCCGGCCATATGCCGATGCATGCGCTGCTGCAACGCGAACTGGACCTGGCGGGCATGAGCTTTCCGGCCAATGCGGTGTCGACCTCGTCGGCGTTCGTCACGGTGGCGATGCTGCAGGGCGATCCCGGGCTGGTGTCGCTGCTGCCGGCGGGCGTGGCCGCCATGTTCGTGCGCCAGAAGATGCTGCGCATCCTGCCGGTGCGGCTGCAGTCGCGCCAGCAGACCTTCGGCATCGTCACGCGGCGCGGCGGCGGCCTGTCGGCGGCGGCGCGGCAACTGGTCGCTATCCTGAAAGCGGGTCCGCGCGACTCCGCTACGGCGGGCGCCAAGGTATAA
- a CDS encoding Bug family tripartite tricarboxylate transporter substrate binding protein → MKTWIAGALAGLATMAAVTGATTGTAMAQDTRPVRLMVGAAPGGGTDVMARIVSDKLAAQLKQPVVVDNRPGASNTIAADITAKAPADGNTLLMGVVTSQAIAPHLLKLQFDPLKDLAPVALVSTVPNVLVVNSQVTARDVKALVAQIQASPDKFRYSSSGVGSTQHLAGAAFARQIKGKLLHVPYKSSSSALVDLMGGQVDLSFETMPSVIGHIKAGKLRALAVTADQRSALLPNVPTLAEAGVPGIQMSAWYGVYAPAGTPPATLQKLGGALATVIKDPDTVRRLADVGAVPGAMTAAQFDAFSRAEYVRYGKLIAELGVKLDQ, encoded by the coding sequence ATGAAGACATGGATCGCCGGCGCACTTGCCGGCCTTGCCACGATGGCCGCCGTGACCGGAGCAACGACGGGCACGGCCATGGCCCAGGACACGCGGCCGGTGCGGCTGATGGTGGGCGCCGCGCCGGGCGGCGGTACCGACGTGATGGCGCGTATCGTCTCCGACAAGCTCGCCGCGCAGCTGAAGCAGCCGGTGGTGGTGGACAACCGCCCCGGCGCGTCCAACACCATTGCCGCGGACATCACCGCCAAGGCGCCGGCGGACGGCAATACGCTGCTGATGGGCGTGGTCACCTCGCAGGCGATCGCGCCGCACCTGCTCAAGCTGCAGTTCGACCCGCTCAAGGACCTGGCGCCGGTGGCGCTGGTATCGACCGTGCCCAACGTGCTGGTGGTCAACAGCCAGGTCACGGCGCGCGACGTCAAGGCGCTGGTGGCGCAGATCCAGGCCAGTCCGGACAAGTTCCGCTACAGCTCGTCGGGGGTCGGCAGCACCCAGCACCTGGCCGGCGCGGCGTTTGCGCGCCAGATCAAGGGCAAGCTGCTGCATGTGCCGTACAAGAGCAGCAGCAGCGCGCTGGTGGACCTGATGGGCGGGCAGGTCGACCTTAGCTTCGAGACCATGCCGTCGGTCATCGGCCATATCAAGGCCGGCAAGCTGCGCGCTCTGGCCGTGACCGCCGACCAGCGCTCGGCGCTGCTGCCCAACGTGCCCACGCTGGCCGAAGCCGGCGTGCCCGGCATCCAGATGAGCGCGTGGTACGGTGTCTATGCCCCGGCCGGCACGCCGCCGGCGACGCTGCAGAAACTGGGCGGCGCGCTCGCCACGGTGATCAAGGACCCCGACACCGTGCGCCGGCTGGCCGACGTGGGCGCGGTGCCCGGCGCGATGACTGCGGCGCAGTTCGATGCGTTCTCGCGCGCCGAATACGTGCGCTACGGCAAGCTGATCGCCGAACTGGGCGTCAAGCTCGACCAATAA
- a CDS encoding 4-hydroxythreonine-4-phosphate dehydrogenase PdxA, with the protein MHSRPRIAMVLGDPAGIGPELIARLLADAGTAAQAEILLIADRAEWRHGMQVAGVELALAETDVPVFAADGQPRLYHWQLPESPAYARGVASAEGGRYSLGTLKLALELAQAGQADAILFGPLNKSSLHAAGMAHSDELHWFAEQLGYHGNFCEFNVLDGLWTSRVTSHVALKDVPAMITPDSVGGAIDLIDQALRRAGMARPRIAVCGLNPHNGDNGAFGREEIDVIAPAVASARERGVDAQGPFPADTIFLKVQGGPSLRQFDAIVTMYHDQGQIGIKLMGFSRGVTVQGGLPVPITTPAHGTAFDITQQGRADPGATLQAFQIACRMGAQRRAAAQA; encoded by the coding sequence ATGCATTCCCGTCCAAGAATCGCCATGGTGCTGGGCGACCCCGCCGGCATCGGTCCCGAACTGATCGCCCGTCTGCTGGCCGACGCCGGCACCGCCGCGCAGGCCGAGATCCTGCTGATCGCCGACCGCGCCGAATGGCGCCACGGCATGCAGGTCGCCGGGGTCGAGCTGGCACTGGCCGAGACCGATGTGCCCGTCTTCGCCGCCGATGGCCAGCCGCGCCTGTACCACTGGCAGCTGCCCGAGAGCCCGGCTTATGCGCGCGGCGTGGCCAGCGCCGAAGGCGGGCGCTACAGCCTGGGCACGCTGAAGCTGGCGCTGGAACTGGCGCAGGCCGGACAGGCCGATGCGATCCTGTTCGGGCCGCTCAACAAGAGCTCGCTGCACGCCGCCGGCATGGCGCATAGCGACGAGCTGCACTGGTTCGCCGAGCAGCTTGGCTATCACGGCAATTTCTGCGAGTTCAACGTGCTGGACGGGCTATGGACCTCTCGAGTGACCTCGCACGTCGCGCTAAAGGACGTGCCGGCGATGATTACGCCCGACAGCGTCGGTGGTGCCATCGACCTGATCGACCAGGCCCTGCGGCGTGCCGGCATGGCCCGCCCGCGCATCGCAGTGTGCGGCCTGAATCCGCACAACGGCGACAACGGCGCCTTTGGCCGCGAAGAGATCGACGTGATCGCGCCCGCCGTGGCTTCGGCGCGTGAACGTGGCGTCGATGCGCAGGGCCCGTTCCCGGCCGACACCATCTTCCTGAAGGTGCAGGGCGGGCCGTCGCTGCGGCAGTTCGACGCCATCGTCACCATGTACCACGACCAGGGCCAGATCGGCATCAAGCTGATGGGCTTCTCGCGCGGCGTGACGGTGCAGGGCGGACTGCCGGTGCCGATTACCACGCCCGCGCACGGCACCGCGTTCGACATCACGCAGCAGGGCCGCGCCGATCCCGGCGCCACGCTGCAGGCGTTCCAGATCGCCTGCCGCATGGGCGCGCAACGGCGCGCCGCCGCGCAAGCCTAG
- a CDS encoding L-rhamnonate dehydratase: MKITNVRARVFEWKGKTVPPQAHFCTNATDILYERGDAMGSFRFHGWMVVEIETDTGLVGIGNCALAPRVAKQIVDQYLAPVVLGQDPFDNEYLWQKMYRRTHAWGRKGIGMAAISAVDIALWDLMGKAVGKPVFKLLGGRTKEKIWCYASKLYNNDDRDAFLAEAQRYLDQGFTAMKMRFGYGPKDGPAGMQKNLEQVRLLRELVGDGVDIMLECYMGWTLEYARRMLPRLAEFNPRWLEEPVIADDIEGYVELKKASPFPISGGEHEFTSYGFKDLLERRAVDVIQYDTNRVGGITAAQKINAMAEAWSVPVIPHAGQMHNYHLTMASTASPMAEYFPVHDVEVGNELFYYIFKGDPAPDNGYLQLDDNLPGLGLELNQAYFDQFDILG; the protein is encoded by the coding sequence ATGAAGATCACCAACGTCCGCGCCCGCGTCTTCGAATGGAAGGGCAAGACCGTGCCGCCGCAGGCGCACTTCTGCACCAACGCCACCGACATCCTGTACGAGCGCGGCGACGCCATGGGCTCGTTCCGCTTCCACGGCTGGATGGTGGTCGAGATCGAGACCGATACCGGCCTGGTCGGCATCGGCAACTGCGCGCTGGCGCCGCGCGTGGCCAAGCAGATCGTCGACCAGTACCTGGCCCCGGTGGTGCTCGGCCAGGACCCGTTCGACAACGAATACCTGTGGCAGAAGATGTATCGCCGCACCCACGCCTGGGGCCGCAAGGGCATCGGCATGGCGGCGATCTCGGCGGTGGATATCGCGCTGTGGGACCTGATGGGCAAGGCGGTCGGCAAGCCGGTGTTCAAGCTGCTGGGCGGGCGCACCAAGGAAAAGATCTGGTGCTACGCCTCCAAGCTCTACAACAACGACGACCGCGACGCCTTCCTGGCCGAAGCGCAGCGCTATCTCGACCAGGGCTTCACCGCGATGAAGATGCGCTTCGGCTACGGCCCCAAGGACGGTCCCGCCGGCATGCAGAAGAACCTCGAGCAGGTGCGGCTGCTGCGCGAGCTGGTCGGCGACGGCGTCGACATCATGCTGGAGTGCTACATGGGCTGGACCCTCGAATACGCGCGCCGCATGCTGCCGCGCCTGGCCGAGTTCAATCCGCGCTGGCTGGAAGAACCGGTGATTGCCGACGATATCGAAGGCTATGTCGAGCTGAAGAAGGCCAGCCCGTTCCCGATTTCCGGGGGCGAGCACGAGTTCACCTCGTACGGCTTCAAGGACCTGCTGGAGCGGCGCGCCGTCGACGTGATCCAGTACGACACCAACCGCGTCGGCGGCATTACCGCGGCGCAGAAGATCAACGCCATGGCCGAGGCCTGGTCGGTGCCGGTGATCCCGCACGCCGGCCAGATGCACAACTACCACCTGACCATGGCATCGACCGCGTCGCCGATGGCCGAGTACTTCCCGGTGCATGACGTCGAGGTCGGCAACGAGCTGTTCTACTACATCTTCAAGGGCGACCCGGCGCCGGACAATGGTTACCTGCAGCTTGACGACAACCTGCCGGGGCTGGGGCTGGAACTGAACCAAGCGTATTTCGACCAGTTCGACATCCTCGGCTGA
- a CDS encoding LysR substrate-binding domain-containing protein has product MWHNHTRLKTRQLLLLLAVADEGSIHRAAERLAMTQPAASKLLRELEELLSVPLFERLPRGMAPTDCGRAMIRHARAVVGSLNQAREEVLALKAGRLGHVAIGAITSPGVQLLPVAIAQVKARYPGLRVSVDIDNSNVLLDRLGQEKLDMVVARLFPEHDKGRLRYEPMAQEPVCAVVRPGHPMLAARGLSLADAADAAWLIPPAGTVLRHRFELMFQRASLAPPVNVVETAALLFLTRMVTQSDMIAVLTADVAQYYAAFGMVEILPMAMPCHMDDFGLITPTDRLMSPGALLVADALREAAQAIYDGHAPA; this is encoded by the coding sequence ATGTGGCACAACCACACCCGCCTCAAGACCCGCCAGCTCCTGCTGCTGCTGGCCGTGGCCGACGAAGGCAGCATCCACCGCGCGGCCGAGCGGCTGGCGATGACGCAGCCGGCCGCGTCCAAGCTGCTGCGCGAGCTGGAGGAACTGCTGTCGGTACCGCTGTTCGAGCGCCTGCCGCGCGGCATGGCGCCGACCGACTGCGGCCGCGCGATGATCCGCCACGCGCGCGCGGTGGTGGGCAGCCTGAACCAGGCGCGTGAAGAAGTGCTGGCGCTGAAGGCCGGGCGGCTTGGCCATGTGGCGATCGGCGCGATCACCTCGCCCGGGGTGCAGCTGCTGCCCGTGGCGATCGCGCAGGTCAAGGCGCGCTATCCGGGGCTGCGGGTCTCGGTCGACATCGACAACAGCAACGTGCTGCTCGACCGCCTGGGGCAGGAAAAGCTGGACATGGTGGTGGCGCGCCTGTTTCCCGAGCACGACAAGGGCCGGCTGCGCTACGAGCCGATGGCGCAGGAGCCGGTCTGCGCGGTGGTGCGGCCAGGCCATCCGATGCTGGCGGCGCGCGGCCTGTCACTGGCCGATGCCGCCGATGCCGCGTGGCTGATCCCGCCGGCCGGCACCGTGCTGCGTCACCGCTTCGAGCTGATGTTCCAGCGCGCCAGCCTGGCGCCGCCGGTCAATGTGGTCGAGACCGCCGCGCTGCTGTTCCTGACGCGCATGGTGACGCAGTCGGACATGATCGCGGTACTGACCGCCGACGTGGCGCAATACTACGCCGCATTCGGCATGGTGGAGATCCTGCCGATGGCGATGCCCTGCCATATGGACGACTTCGGCCTGATCACGCCGACCGACCGGCTGATGTCGCCCGGCGCGCTGCTGGTCGCCGACGCGCTGCGCGAGGCCGCGCAGGCCATCTATGACGGGCACGCGCCGGCGTGA